The nucleotide sequence GTTGGTGTTTATGATTTTGAATGGACATTAAAAGCAAAATAAAATGAAGATATTGGTCACTGGTGCTACAGGATTTATCGGGACTGCATTGTGTTCGCATCTTTTAAAGAATAATCATTCGGTTCATTATTTGGTTACCGATGCCACAGATATAAAAGATAAAAAAAATTATAAAGGATTTTTATGGAATCCCGAAAAAAACGAAATCGATTTAAATTCATTAGCAGAAGTTGATGCAATTGTAAACTTGGCAGGGCATACGATAAATTGTAAATGGACAGATGAAAACAAAAAACAAATTCACAACAGCAGAATAAATTGTTCAAACACGCTTTTTAATGCGTTGCAGGATAATGAACATCAGGTAAAATTTATTGTAAACGCATCGGCAATTGGAATTTATCAATCAAGCGAAACAGCAGTTTATACTGAAAATTCAACAGGTTTTGGAGACGATTTTTTAGCAACCGTTTGTAAAGATTGGGAAGCTGCCAATTTACGGTTTGAAGGTTTAGGAATTAAAACTGCTATTACGCGTTTTGGTTTGATTTTATCTAAAGATAACGGCGTTTTGCATGAACTGGCAAAAGTGGTTTCAAAAGGATTAGGAGCTAATTTAGGCAATGGCAAGCAATGGATGAGCTGGATACATTTTAACGATGTCATACAAATGATCTATCAGATTTTAAATCAGCAACAAAACGGAATTTTTAATGTAGTTGCTCCAAATCCGGTAAGGCAGAATGAGTTTTTAAAGTTGTTGGCATCACAGTTAAACAAACCATTATGGTTGCCAAATATACCGTCGATTTTTATAAAAATTGGATTGGGCGAAC is from Flavobacterium dauae and encodes:
- a CDS encoding TIGR01777 family oxidoreductase, yielding MKILVTGATGFIGTALCSHLLKNNHSVHYLVTDATDIKDKKNYKGFLWNPEKNEIDLNSLAEVDAIVNLAGHTINCKWTDENKKQIHNSRINCSNTLFNALQDNEHQVKFIVNASAIGIYQSSETAVYTENSTGFGDDFLATVCKDWEAANLRFEGLGIKTAITRFGLILSKDNGVLHELAKVVSKGLGANLGNGKQWMSWIHFNDVIQMIYQILNQQQNGIFNVVAPNPVRQNEFLKLLASQLNKPLWLPNIPSIFIKIGLGERSALVLSSQHVQSVKLPEIGCKFMFTNLESTLKDLYKSNE